Proteins from a genomic interval of Callospermophilus lateralis isolate mCalLat2 chromosome 1, mCalLat2.hap1, whole genome shotgun sequence:
- the Ccdc124 gene encoding coiled-coil domain-containing protein 124 isoform X2, with product MPKKFQGENTKSAAARARRAEAKAAADAKKQKELEDAYWKDEDKHVMRKEQRKEEKEKRRLEQLERKKETQRLLEEEDSKLKGGKAPRAAPSKVTRAQIEDTLRRDHQHRDTVDTEKTKSHLEVPLEENVNRRVLEEGSVEARTIEDAIAALSLAEEADRHPERRMRAAFTAFEEAQLPRLKQENPNMRLSQLKQLLKKEWLRSPDNPMNQRALPFNAPK from the exons ATGCCCAAGAAGTTCCAGGGCGAGAACACCAAGTCGGCAGCGGCCCGGGCACGGAGGGCTGAGGCCAAAGCGGCAGCTGATGCCAAGAAGCAGAAGGAGCTGGAGGATGCCTACTGGAAGGACGAGGACAAACACGTCATGAGGAAGGAGCAGCGCAAG gaggagaaggagaagcggCGCCTGGAGCAGCTGGAGCGCAAGAAGGAGACGCAGCGCCTGCTGGAGGAGGAGGACTCCAAGCTCAAGGGTGGCAAGGCGCCCCGGGCGGCCCCCAGTAAGGTCACCCGCGCCCAAATTGAGGACACACTGCGTCGGGACCATCAGCACAGGGATACCGTCGACACAG AGAAAACCAAGAGCCATCTGGAGGTGCCACTCGAAGAGAACGTGAACCGCCGCGTgctggaggagggcagcgtggagGCGCGCACCATCGAGGACGCCATCGCTGCACTCAG CTTGGCGGAAGAGGCGGACCGGCACCCCGAGCGCCGCATGCGGGCAGCCTTCACCGCCTTCGAGGAAGCGCAGCTGCCGAGGCTCAAGCAGGAGAACCCCAACATGCGGCTGTCGCAGCTGAAGCAGCTACTGAAGAAGGAGTGGCTGCGCTCTCCGGACAACCCCATGAACCAGCGGGCCTTGCCTTTCAACGCCCCCAAGTGA
- the Ccdc124 gene encoding coiled-coil domain-containing protein 124 isoform X1 codes for MPKKFQGENTKSAAARARRAEAKAAADAKKQKELEDAYWKDEDKHVMRKEQRKEEKEKRRLEQLERKKETQRLLEEEDSKLKGGKAPRAAPSKVTRAQIEDTLRRDHQHRDTVDTAEKTKSHLEVPLEENVNRRVLEEGSVEARTIEDAIAALSLAEEADRHPERRMRAAFTAFEEAQLPRLKQENPNMRLSQLKQLLKKEWLRSPDNPMNQRALPFNAPK; via the exons ATGCCCAAGAAGTTCCAGGGCGAGAACACCAAGTCGGCAGCGGCCCGGGCACGGAGGGCTGAGGCCAAAGCGGCAGCTGATGCCAAGAAGCAGAAGGAGCTGGAGGATGCCTACTGGAAGGACGAGGACAAACACGTCATGAGGAAGGAGCAGCGCAAG gaggagaaggagaagcggCGCCTGGAGCAGCTGGAGCGCAAGAAGGAGACGCAGCGCCTGCTGGAGGAGGAGGACTCCAAGCTCAAGGGTGGCAAGGCGCCCCGGGCGGCCCCCAGTAAGGTCACCCGCGCCCAAATTGAGGACACACTGCGTCGGGACCATCAGCACAGGGATACCGTCGACACAG CAGAGAAAACCAAGAGCCATCTGGAGGTGCCACTCGAAGAGAACGTGAACCGCCGCGTgctggaggagggcagcgtggagGCGCGCACCATCGAGGACGCCATCGCTGCACTCAG CTTGGCGGAAGAGGCGGACCGGCACCCCGAGCGCCGCATGCGGGCAGCCTTCACCGCCTTCGAGGAAGCGCAGCTGCCGAGGCTCAAGCAGGAGAACCCCAACATGCGGCTGTCGCAGCTGAAGCAGCTACTGAAGAAGGAGTGGCTGCGCTCTCCGGACAACCCCATGAACCAGCGGGCCTTGCCTTTCAACGCCCCCAAGTGA